The DNA region ACCTTGAATAcgttcaaggaatttgagtggtttcgcttgaattttaaggtaacaTGACCTTAAAATTAGCCTTCCTATGGCACATGTAGTGCACATAAAATCTGAAGATGAAAGATAGGAATTGCTAATAATTTTCCACATCATCCCATGCCAGGATGACCAAGGCGATCATGCTAAGTTTGAAATGCATTAACATTCTGAAAAAAATACCTTGTACGCAACATGCGCTACAGGTTTGATGTATGTGTAATACAATTCTAACGATAAAGAGTGAATTTTTTCAAGTACTTGTTTGTCATATCCATTGTTTTTTCACCAAGAGGAGACATTCCTTTTGTTTTCATCATGGGTTTCAATATGAAAACTAttctgacggatatctctataacttagtaagatACGAGTTGAATCGAGATACAATAAAACATCATCTATTATGACTTGAGTACCCATAGAGAGTAATTATGGCATGACCAGAGCCGACAATCGTTGCATCGCGTCCAGGGATTGTCAAAACATTTCCttgtctcttagtaagagtttgaaaatattttgtttccctaAATATAGAATTTGTGGTGCAACTATCTACAAGGAACATTTCCTTCTCCATTAGATTGATTCATGCAGAAATCTATATATACAAAtgaagaatttaatatgaaattcttataaggtatatatagaatacatataaactttattgaATATTAAATGTGCTTATACATTATTGTGATATACAATATAGTAAAGTGATGACAACATATTATATTACAACACTTAATGAGACATACATAACATGGTATCTAAGGAATTGAGAGACTAGTTAAGGTCTCCAAACATGTCGTGCGAAGAAAATTCGATAATCATGTTTTCCGTGCTCATGGGATCTTCTGGCTGCAGAAGAGTCTTGTCGTTATTTGGTTCTTGTGAAACTTGCtgtgaacaactagcctccttGGTGGTGTCAATTTGAAAATTGAAGTGTGCTTCATATCTTGGTCCTTAGGCAGGTCGAATACGTCCAACGGATTTTAAGTACAGATCAATTTGATATCTCGAGGTACGATATTTCTTAGTTGTGTGTTTGTAGTATCCACACTTGCGACAAATATTAGTTTTGTCATATTTGGGTTTGGAAATGCCTTGACCATGATCTGGTGCACATATCttctgcttcttgttgcgtTTGTGTTTACGTTTAAAGTTCGTTGAGTGGCATCTAGAAAAGCCATTGAACTTGTTATTATTCTGAACATTAGTATGTACTTTAGGCAAAGGAGCAACACCTATTGGACGctgatgatgattccttagGAGGAGTTCATCATGCTATTCAGCCTGAAGTAATATATGAATTAAATCAGAATACACTTGGTAATTTCTTGCACAATATTGTTGTTGTAAGACCCTATCTGCGGAAAACATAGTAGATACagttttctctatcttttcCACACTGCAGATTCTTTTTTCGCAAAAATGCaattttgagcatatttatgaacaacatgattgtaTTTCCCAACAGGCTTAAAGTACTTGAGTCGAAGAGGTGTCCATTCATGGTATGCTTCGGGTAAAATGACTGCTCTCTGCTGTTCATATCTAGTTTTGAGAGCTAGCCATAAAGTGCTCATATTTTCTTCCATTGgatactcagatttgagatcCTAATGAATATGATGTCTCATTATGTATAATGCtccatatttaacttgatctgCTAGCGATGGTTCTCCCTCTTGGGGAGGTCGGAGTGCCGCTACTATTCCAGAGACGCAAGACTAACCTTGACATAAATTGCTCatgttggataattgtgaccGTCAAGCGTGAGTTTATCAAACTCTTTGTCAATCATCTTGACCTACATGGATTTaaaccatagatttgattaatttattataagtaaattaaaaatcatcatgataatattgtaataataatgcaaaatttgtaaagtcaagttgagacttgaagtACATAGTatagacctcaaattatataGCTAAGACGtggaagataatcaccaaatgtgGTGTAGATCTCACAATAGTAGAAGGTATAATATAACATTTGTCGGTAGATACCTATGTTCCTATTACCATGTGTTATGTTAAATAGGATATTTGCAAGAGCATATTGAAGATAGTCATTAAGTCAAGATGAAAAATATAGACCTCACAATAATGATGGATAATCTGCAAATATGCCGTAGATTCCATAGTTTCATCACCTTGTGCTTCTCAAATATTAAATTaaggtaatcacttaatttgattttgcattttaattctgcttgaattaagctCTTTTGGGCATAAGAGCTCtttgggcttaattaaggtgaatttaTATGTAATTATGCAAGAACATaatctcaattgcaaaattaacacAATCGTTAACACAACTGCATGTTATAGGGAATGCATAATAGCAAACATATTGAACATTACAGGATTCCATATAATACAGGGTCTAGAATGTGAAGTTAGTAAACAATACAATGCACAATTACAATAAACAATGAGGGCCTAAACGTGAAAAGTACTAGATACAAAGTGCTATTtagttggtctatctttcaATTTCTTAGAAACCCAGGTGGTTTTCTACAAAATAGATGGAGGCTTTGGTGAGGGCACTGGCGCGAGGGGGCCAAGACAACCTAGGCTAAAGCCCAGGGCCCATCTGGTCTGTGCGGGAGTGGCGCTGGAGGAAGGGTCgagtgaagggatcggtgacatcctatgagggggggggggttgtcggtgacatgggaaccaggggtccccgaatccctaGGCCAGGACAgtagaatgccacgtggcgccctccctcggggactatctccccgaggtccgagaagaccaagttccgggagagggcgctcggggccatgaacagtggtccccgagtacctgagttccccgaggacccgagcagacgcagttccgggagaggacgccagggccatgaacagtggtcctcgagtacccgagttccttgaggacccgagaaggcagttctgGGAGAagggcgctcgaggccatgaacagtgatccccgagtattCGGGTTCTCCGAGGATTGAGaaaagacatatccgggagagggcgcttggggctatgaacagtagtctccgagcacccagagttccccaaggacttgagaagccccttgccggtggaccccacaagggctcaacggtgaggtgtcaatcggtgaagggcccgatgctgcatttaagagggagcatggcctgtcacttccaaccactcccccccacgtctgttgtcagtccctgccaccgcctggtagggaggcatggggatatttaatgcgacgggtcccatcgcatgtcatcctgcgcggcttggagatatTGTCGCCGGGcccgaggcttatcgcctgccctcctgctgtgtcaggccggCTCTGGCAGGGCGGGCACGCAGGgttgttcggcggctgcccggtgggccacCCTCCTGCAAACGGCTAAAGCCgtgcgtaatgggcgacaagaccgGCCGGGAGCGCACTTTTCAAACCCTGTGACGccgagctgcagcccatgatggttgctttccatttatggctcatagggactcgtgccctcctttctgagcacgccaagcctccccgacgGTATAAGAAGGGGACGGACACCCCGGAGAAGAACAGGTTTTGAAAGGCCAGAAGAACAAGTAAAGGAGGCTTGATAGACCAAGACgaagacaagttcaagaagttcAACAGACGCAAACAAGCCAACGAAGACAGTACTCCCGGAGCTCTAGgcttagacagaaatccttgtaacgcaagagatccacagagaggcattcccgGAGCAATAATagcacacacaggagtagggtattacgctccgtgcggcccgaacctgtctaaatcccttgagcatttacttcaatagcatccgatcatccatcccgcctgcatctcatttactctcattaattcacatacgaggtagatttagaaccatccccctggccgaatctcaaaggaggtccctccggatccccgcttgtggagttcatcctctgacagGGGTggattaggatacttagaatctattcggctccaaaaactatataagataaacctatatcaatttttttccagatgtgctttaggtttatctagtgagtctactttaccaatcaaagcgcttgcaacctatttaagaaggcaaattgcaagaatgtaaatgcagaaacgtaaataaggtagagatagcaaactcggtacaagagatttttatcttgtggtatcgatgacatgaataccatccctagtccacgttggagctccacaaaggatatgctcccggtcagcacCTGGTCACagctcttaagccaccaagtcacaaagacataGCCTCCACtcgaatgagccaccaagataccaaggcaaggtctcaccactagcatatcttccggttccttgccaccgtgatcactttggagcttaagcaaccaaggcaagggtctccgcgtccccgtacacgcttctcgttggcgctccacaccaagttagagggtcaataAGTTTGAACCACCAAGGTCCAAGATGTTGATGattcaccaagactccaaggtgctgacgtaccactcggtacaagctaggatcactcctcgATCCCTTTtcaagttgcagcacctagctacaactcactctaagactataagtactaaacactctaatcttgtgcttaattgtcttagataatcactttaagcactttggtggcttgaatgccttctcaagtgtgtatgggcttcctctagactccagcaatataccacaccttcaaatgactgtatagcctcaaacccgcgcactaatCGTTAACCCAGTGGCTCAGAAaattattaacaccggatgatccagtgagtacactctcacgaactagccattgaaactctactcaagcctctgtgaacaccagacactctggtgcatacttcatcttcatcaccggactattcggtgagttatcctgagctaTTCAAACTAactgcatcctctctgtgtaaatggCTCTAGTGTTAGCATCCGgtacacatcacttcatcactaaACTATCCGATGTCTTGAACTTTGTTCTatctctttgcactgttcattgtccagtgTATTGTCCGGtatagccttgcttcatcactggaccttccgctgtgttgatcttcgatcttccacggctacaaccttctctggtggaaatgctccggtgtgtatctttctctgatcaccggactaacTGGTGGGTTATTCCATTCTGccttctggacagaaacactctggtgttgccatgctttAATCACTGGGCTATtcggtgaggcttagccttcattcttcaacatggCACCCTTCTTTGGAAGAATTTCTCCGATGAgcatacttgctaatcaccggaccttctgataaggtcttcaggcctctttCCCCATTTGTAAATGTGCTACGGTGAGCACAACATCCACAACACCGgtccatccggtgaggcaaatcttcctgggactttttcaattcaaccaaactttgccttggctgcggtggcttcttcatgtattgtatgagacctactaacatatattcttgacaaacatgttagtctcattgactatattgtcattaatcaccaaaatcataatcatgatctaatagggtcattttcgctacaatcttcccctttttggtaattgatgacatcacaactaaagcaagtggcaaataataaatgataccaaatataTAGATCATAAACGAGCAAAAAGTCTTAtcatattgcttggatgaatgttcttaccatttagtccccttttgttgtgccCCCATCTTTttccatcgccactatctctcttgatcgaccTTGTAAGAgcatcttctttttctctcctccacaatgttcatcttgcaacttgcatcttgatttggtcatcaaaattctccccctttgccTACAATGTCCCAAAAATACTAtaagcacatgttgaactcaaaaggaaaaacattagagaacatgggagagagcttcacaaatcatgatccaactaaaaggataccaattatATGGATAtaactacaaatgaatgatacaaATTGTAAGCTAcaaaagcacatggatcataatttataaaactcacataatatagtataaactccccctatatgtgtgcatatatatgatgagaaagaaatatatgcacaactagataatatatcaagatagaaagtttaagctatgttatgcatggaggtaacttaaatgaataaaagattttaCAATGTGtctaattaaaatatttaagcattgcataacTCCGGAGATATAGTTTtcttcatgagactacaaaagatataacttgcaatacatgttagtcttaaaatcataacctataggatatactccccctaaaagtatgcatacaagtgttgaatacttgtgagatatatgcacttgttattgataacaatgaagatttatcctataaattggatcatggcacataaaagatactaaTTGTAAAAATAAGTACCATGAAATAaatctataactaataaaccatatatgttgctcatgggttagagataaatacaagcaacctaccatacgAAAACCTATACTAGGCATTGTAATAAagtgaaataagcatatgcaatactagacgaggcaaataagctaaaagaaaaaacaaaatgcatgaatataagtctagctaccatttacctcttttagttttggatggggatttgggtatacaCAAGTAGAGTAATCCTTAGGTCGAGGATATTCTTGGGGGCTTAAGTTGCCTCTGTGATATTCATTGCCAAGAAGATGCCTATTCCGATCGTATAAGTACCGAATCATAGCCCGTCATGTTGAGCCACCctagtgcaaccatgcatcttgAATggacaggacttgacttttctatctTCCGATCAAGTTGGACaccatactaggaggctgagtaATGGTGAACCAAGCATGTGTCAGATGCTCTATGAGGGTGTTATTGAACCAGACTCTTTACAAAGGTCCAGATGGTACCCTAATGACCCTTGTGGGTGTTATTGAACCAAACTTTTTACAAAGGTCCAAGTGGTACCCTGATATCCCTTACGTAGATCTAGAGCACTTGATGGATCACGCATAAAAGTCTAATAGGAAAGATGAATGAAATGTCTCGATATGATTCACTTCTTcgcttgcaacggttgaagGTTGAATATATCACGTGAATATAGTATATAACTtctacagagtataaatctGTTCAAATAATTATATCATACTCATGGACATACAAACTAATAACCTCACTTAATTTGACTAGGGAAGTGCGTGCGTATCTTTGTTGAGTGAGTGGGTAGACATGATCAGCTACCGTTGGCTTCCGTTGGACGTCCGGTGACCACGTCGCCATGCTCCCGATTCTCCTGCCAGCTCCATCCTCGGTGTTAGGGGCACAAGACTGAGCGAGGTAGACCGGTTTGCTTTGAGATTCTAACCCCAGATCAGCGAAGGACCCGGGTCATGTGCAATTTTTTCCAATTGCTCCCCGATCCTGATACTAGATTCACTGCCCTATATAAGACTTCCTCTTGCCCTCTGGAACACGGCTTCCTAACTATGCGACGAGCCATTCCGGGACGACGGAAGTGGAGGAATGCTCTGCTCGTTCCTGAAGAAGTCATCGGGGTCCACCATCGCCTTCACCGCGGCGAGCCTCTCGAAGTTCGCCTTGAAGTACGTGTGCCCCCAAGTTCTCGCCTTTTCATAGCTACTCACGCCGCCGTGGTCTTCGTCGTCGCCGTTCACGCCGAGGTCCAGGTCCCTGTAGTTCACGTACGCGCCCCTGGGGTTCTTGCTCACGTACGGCTCCATCTCCCGGTGCAGCCCCCTGATCCAGCCCATATGCTTCTCCGACGCCTCTGTCCCGTTCTCAAACCAGAACCCGTAGTACTGGAGGTTGTAGAGCTCCTGCCGGTGGGGGAACGGCGTCGCCGACGGCGCGACGCTGCCCATCCTGCCGCCGTAGGGGTCCAGGATGAGCAGCCCGGCGCCATCCCTCAGGAACCAGCTCCACGTGCTCTCCCACACGTGGCTCGGGATGGGTTCGCTCACGTAGTCCGACTTGGCTTTGAAGTATCGATCCGGCTTGGTGCCCCTGTCCAGGAGCAGCTCCATCGGCTTCCCCGTGCCGTAGAACGCGAAGTAGAGGGCCGACTGGATCCATGTCATCTCGATGCAGTCCTTCCGCTTCACGCCGAGCTCCGGGAACCTCTCGGCCATCGTCGCGACGAGGCCGCTGCACGTGCCGAGGTACAAGGACTCGAACTGCGCGTCCAGGTTCTGCAAGACGACGCGGAGGATGACGTCGCGGGGCAGCGCGGGTGCCACTCGCTGCCACTTCGTGAGGAGAGCGGTGGCGGACTGGTTTCTCGGTCGGTGGATGGTGAACACCGTGACGGTGGTCGGCACGCGGACGAGGAGCAGCTTCCAGGACAACACGATGCCGAAGCTCCCTCCCCCGCTGCCGCGGATAGCCCAGAAGAGGTCCTCCCCCATGGCGACCCTGTCCAGGAGCCTACCCTTGGCATCCACTATGACGGCGTCGATGACGTGGTCCGCGGCGAGGCCGTGCTTCCGCAGCATCAGGCCGAAGCCGCCACCACTGAGGTGACCACCGATGCCGACCGTCGGGCAGACACCGCCGGGGAACCCAAGGCGCGCGCTCTGCTTTGCGATGGCGTAGTACAGCTCGCCTAGCGTCGCGCCGGAGCCGACCCAAGCTATCTCGCGCCTGACGTCGACGCGGATGGCTCGGAGCGCTGCCAGATCAACGACGGCGAAGGGGCACGCCGCGCCGAGGGTGCGGTAGGACAGGCCCTCGTAGTCGTGGCCGCCGCTGCGCGGGCGCACGCGGACGTCGTGGCGTGCGCCGCAGCGCACAGCAGCCTGGACATGGGAGGCGTTGGTGGCGGCGACAATGGCGAGGGGCGTCGGGGTGGTCGGCGTGACGAACAGTAGGTTCCTGATGGAGGACTCGAGGATGGACGTGTATGACTGGGACGCGTGCAAGTAGACGATTCCCGGAGGAAGGTGGACGGCGAGGCAATGGAGGAATCCCGCGGCATCGGTCGCCGGAGCAGCCGCGGCAGCCGCGTGTGCAACAGAAGCCGCGTGGTGCACGATGGCAACGAAGGCAGCGAGCAGTACAAGTGCAACGCTCCGGGCCATGGCCATCTTGGGAGTTTGGTTAGTTCATGGTCGACGAGGCAGATTCACCTATGCTACTTATAAACATGTAGGCAATGGTAATAAGCACGTAAGCTGGTGAGTGGTGACAAGCCGGCCGGAACCTGGAGGAGAACGTCAATACCAGTAGCAAAGAGGCAAGTCACGGTGCTGCTTGCATTTGTATCTAGGCGTGAGCGCTGCCACGACACCAAGTCTAGCGGAGAACACGAGAGTGAGAGTTTCTTTAACGAGATGCGACAAATGGATCTTTGGCTCATTTTTCCTGGGAAAGACAACGGGCATGGCCTCTTTGTTTGGCTTTATTTATCCGCTTCTCCTATTTTGCAGTCGACTGAAATCGACGTGGTAACCGCGATAACTAGgcaaaattcggtgagaatttacttaaaattcactcgatcaaatttaaaatttggcaAAAATTTAGACCGATTGACCGAACGGTAATTTCCACTGGTTACTGACCGcatttagcgatttatcgagcgattttctcgaatttcagtgaagttcaaccaAAAAAACCAAGAAAATGACTCAAaccttataaaatcaataactaattcatctaagcttcaaatcaagtaattttttttgttggtttccttataacattatctacatgataaaaatatttatactcataaaaagttgaatattttatatgagaaaatatatttgctaaaccaagttaaatgcatagtttactctttgctaatccaaaaatcatgaaaccaattttgttaatcttcttacatgatcctatgtcttttaaaaatatatgatctCATGGAATAGTTATTGTACCATGTAAAATTGTGTAAATGTattacaactagattaattcataactaacgcatcacacctccaaaattagtgaatccacttttattagtttacttatattatgctttatataggaaaaataatggtagacaagAAAAAGTCAATTACAGTgttttttcttaatatattcactttatgcttctgaactttataaaaatcatggagaaattaataaaactctaaaccGGCAAAGGGACAGCCTGGCACCCGATACCACTAGTTAAGTGAGGTGGAGGGTGCAGGGGAGCGAGGTGCGCTTTTGCAGTGGAGGAATGATGGTGATGGAGcggggaagaagatgaacagtagAGACACCGATACCTCGCGAATGTGCATTCAAGGGTTAACAACAGTCGAGTGTAATGTGGGTTGGTACACGCTTGGACAATAGCACGTCCCTAGTCTACGAGCTTACAAGTTACAAGTAGGGCCTTATCAAGAATGGGGCAAACAAGCAATGTCTTTGAAAGTTCTTTGCTCAACGGACAGGTTTTAAAGAATCTCACTAGAAAATAGCACGTCATTGGTGCGTCCTATGGCCCGTCACTAATTAAGCTTAAGTTTTAATATGAAAGTGTTAAACACAAAGATTACTTCTAAGTTGATAGGTAGAGTAAGATGATATCAAACTAGCTTTATGTGTTTCATATTGTTTATCAAACTATCTTTAAACCAAAAGAAAGTATTAAGTCACAGAATGGTTTTGATGGGGGAACTGAAACAGAAACTAAATTACTAAATATTCAATACTAACATCCCAATTTTCTCACCGTGGCCAGATGTAAATGAGCTTCCAAGACCAAATAGACGGGATATGATCCTCTTCATCTGCTGCACACAAATGAATAGATTGTAGTAAATGTGTTACCCCTATATGCCATTTAGATTCAACGGATTATACTTGAGCACACACCAAATTTTTCTTCAGTCACATATCACAATAGTAATACCCCTGAACTCCCAAGCTTCAAGAGTGAGACACACAATAAACTGTCAAAAGGCACATTATAGTCCACATTTGCATTGTTCTCTAAATTTTTCTTTAGTCACATATCACAATAGTAATATCCCTGAACTCCAAAGCTTCATGAGAGAGACAcacaaaaaattatcaaaaggCACATTATAGTCCACATTTGCATTGTTCTCTCAATATAAATTTCCTTAGTTTCAGTAATATAAGTTATGTACTTACCCTATGAAAGGGAATTTGAGAAATAACGTGCCACACTCATGTAAAAGAAACACCATCCAATAGATAAATATGGCTATTGCCTGCACAAATAACTGAATCCATAGTTACTAGAACACGTCCAAAACGGCAAAGGGGCTTGCTACAGCTTACTGCATGATCATAGATGAAGAGCCTaaccaaaagaagaaaaaaatagagatagaACCAAATCTCACCTTACACCAAAGCCAAACCAATTTCCTCCAACTAAAGGCAACACTTATATCCCTTTCCTGAAATAAGGACATTAAACCCATCCATATTGTAAACCTGATATAACCATGAACAATTGAAATTTACCTCAATGGCAATAGTATGGTCCCGTTCTTGACAGCATGACCCTGTTGTGCTGGACAAACTGAGATTTGTCTTCTTGCCATCAGCAGCTTCATGTAAGCTGCAGAAACAAAATTATATTCAGGTGCTATGCAACAATATCCGTTGTATCATTTAATGATCATGATGAAAATAAACAATGGCCAAATTGTTGACAGAATAAGCTGCATATATGACCTGCACAGGTAACAGAAATCAAATTATGCATTGCTGAACAGTTGAAGCCTCAAAAATGAAGCATGGAAAAGGAAAATACCCTCCTACCACCCTGCAGCACAAATGCACAACAGAATTAACCAAACAAACTCATTGTAAAGTATTGCCACATTATTTTTTCTTGATGTTTGATAGATAAACATTGACAGCAAATAAGGAACTTTTATAATTAACATAATTAACAAAGAATCTTATTATCTATAGGCATGATAGTTTATGCGTGCGTAAGGGCTAGT from Phragmites australis chromosome 8, lpPhrAust1.1, whole genome shotgun sequence includes:
- the LOC133925920 gene encoding berberine bridge enzyme-like Cyn d 4 — encoded protein: MAMARSVALVLLAAFVAIVHHAASVAHAAAAAAPATDAAGFLHCLAVHLPPGIVYLHASQSYTSILESSIRNLLFVTPTTPTPLAIVAATNASHVQAAVRCGARHDVRVRPRSGGHDYEGLSYRTLGAACPFAVVDLAALRAIRVDVRREIAWVGSGATLGELYYAIAKQSARLGFPGGVCPTVGIGGHLSGGGFGLMLRKHGLAADHVIDAVIVDAKGRLLDRVAMGEDLFWAIRGSGGGSFGIVLSWKLLLVRVPTTVTVFTIHRPRNQSATALLTKWQRVAPALPRDVILRVVLQNLDAQFESLYLGTCSGLVATMAERFPELGVKRKDCIEMTWIQSALYFAFYGTGKPMELLLDRGTKPDRYFKAKSDYVSEPIPSHVWESTWSWFLRDGAGLLILDPYGGRMGSVAPSATPFPHRQELYNLQYYGFWFENGTEASEKHMGWIRGLHREMEPYVSKNPRGAYVNYRDLDLGVNGDDEDHGGVSSYEKARTWGHTYFKANFERLAAVKAMVDPDDFFRNEQSIPPLPSSRNGSSHS